A genomic segment from Spongiibacter sp. IMCC21906 encodes:
- a CDS encoding DUF4382 domain-containing protein: MKNQILENKTAYCLATGLALTMLTACGGGSSSSSGNDTGRASFAVTDAPVDDVDVVQVSFSRIDLKHADGDLETIEFDEPVVISNLKALTGNASEIIVNDAEVKAGDYNWMRIYVDGGFPDSYVVPSAGSPEEDLFIPGQQNGNGNGNPRFLQLNTGFTVAVGSETDFTIDFVLRKGLTKPENNKDYYLLRPAMRLLNNVEVGTIAGTVEETVLNSPACSLTEGDTVYLYRGDLLAEDSQPDDVYDPGIAEGSEEVMDDGGVRPITTAELAQLEGGGMGFTIGFVRDIPEGYSVAFSCESANDLAASDDDISFTEVIPVQVTAGETSNVSFEEAPVLEETPVEAEATTEA; encoded by the coding sequence ATGAAAAACCAAATACTTGAAAACAAAACCGCATACTGCCTAGCCACCGGCTTGGCGCTGACCATGCTCACCGCATGCGGCGGCGGTAGCTCCTCAAGCTCAGGCAACGACACGGGTCGCGCGTCCTTTGCGGTCACCGACGCACCAGTAGACGATGTCGATGTGGTCCAGGTGAGTTTTTCCCGGATTGATCTCAAGCATGCCGACGGTGACCTTGAGACCATCGAATTTGATGAACCGGTTGTCATTAGCAACCTCAAGGCGCTAACCGGCAACGCCTCGGAAATCATCGTTAACGATGCCGAGGTCAAAGCGGGCGACTACAACTGGATGCGAATCTATGTGGACGGTGGCTTCCCCGACTCTTATGTCGTCCCCAGTGCAGGCTCGCCAGAGGAAGATTTATTTATTCCCGGTCAGCAAAATGGTAATGGCAACGGTAATCCGCGCTTCCTCCAACTCAACACCGGCTTTACCGTGGCGGTGGGCAGCGAAACCGATTTCACCATCGACTTCGTGTTGCGCAAAGGGCTGACCAAGCCCGAAAATAACAAAGACTACTATCTGTTGCGTCCGGCCATGCGGCTACTCAATAACGTTGAGGTGGGCACCATCGCTGGCACCGTGGAAGAAACCGTTCTAAACAGTCCCGCCTGCTCTTTGACCGAAGGCGATACAGTTTACCTTTACCGTGGCGACCTTCTGGCAGAGGACAGCCAGCCCGACGATGTTTACGACCCAGGTATTGCTGAAGGTAGTGAAGAAGTGATGGACGATGGTGGAGTGCGGCCTATTACCACCGCCGAACTAGCCCAGCTTGAAGGCGGCGGCATGGGTTTTACCATTGGTTTCGTCAGAGACATTCCCGAAGGCTATAGCGTGGCCTTCAGTTGCGAATCTGCCAATGACCTGGCAGCAAGCGACGACGATATCAGCTTTACCGAGGTGATTCCGGTGCAGGTAACGGCCGGAGAAACCAGCAATGTGAGCTTTGAGGAAGCACCAGTTTTGGAAGAAACCCCAGTTGAAGCGGAAGCAACTACCGAAGCTTGA
- a CDS encoding efflux RND transporter periplasmic adaptor subunit, with product MDYPQRLQLWIAAALLGFSLGARADGVPVSVDTPRQAKLGETLRLSGSVTALRRASLSVRVDGLIRDLQAEAGDRVEKGQVLLHQDATLAKLEHQQALAARDEAQAARQESARLLSEAERLRSNNHVSENEVKIRRADLARTNAALQASQASARLTEELVARHRLLAPFSGVISRRLVDSGEWLDRGNPAFELVSTDQLLVDVNVPQERYSEINQNTAVSVCPDSHPGDCYPAQIAALIPVGDNAARAFRVRLASEAAAKSLLSGSSATAVFQLGDQNATQLLISRDALLRHPDGRYSVFVTENDKASRRSVTIGRESAGYVVVLSGLNSSDRIVVRGNELLSDGQAISIVAREN from the coding sequence ATGGATTACCCACAACGGCTTCAATTATGGATCGCCGCTGCATTGCTGGGCTTTAGTCTTGGCGCCCGAGCCGATGGTGTGCCGGTATCAGTGGATACCCCCCGGCAAGCAAAACTGGGGGAAACCCTACGCTTGTCGGGATCGGTCACCGCCCTTCGCCGCGCCAGCTTGTCGGTGCGGGTGGATGGCCTGATTCGCGATCTGCAGGCAGAGGCAGGAGACCGAGTGGAAAAGGGCCAGGTCCTGCTGCATCAAGATGCCACCCTCGCCAAACTGGAACACCAGCAAGCCCTCGCCGCCCGCGATGAGGCTCAAGCGGCCCGGCAGGAGTCGGCCCGTTTATTAAGCGAAGCTGAGCGCCTGCGTAGCAATAATCATGTGTCAGAAAACGAGGTCAAAATTCGCCGCGCTGATCTGGCTCGTACCAATGCCGCCCTGCAAGCTAGCCAGGCCAGCGCCAGGCTGACGGAAGAACTGGTGGCACGACACCGGCTGTTAGCGCCCTTCTCCGGCGTGATCAGTCGTCGACTGGTGGACAGCGGCGAATGGCTGGACCGAGGCAACCCCGCCTTTGAGCTCGTATCCACCGATCAGTTGTTGGTGGACGTCAACGTGCCCCAGGAACGCTATTCAGAAATCAATCAGAACACCGCCGTCAGCGTCTGTCCCGACTCCCACCCCGGTGACTGTTACCCCGCGCAAATCGCGGCGTTGATTCCCGTGGGCGACAATGCCGCGCGGGCTTTTCGGGTGCGATTGGCCAGCGAAGCGGCTGCCAAAAGTTTACTCTCCGGCAGCTCGGCCACCGCGGTGTTTCAACTCGGTGACCAGAACGCCACCCAGCTGCTGATTTCCCGGGATGCCCTGCTGCGCCACCCCGACGGCCGCTACAGTGTGTTTGTCACTGAAAATGACAAGGCCAGCCGACGCAGCGTGACGATTGGCCGGGAGTCCGCTGGCTATGTGGTGGTTTTGTCTGGCCTGAACAGCAGCGACCGTATTGTAGTGCGGGGCAATGAGCTGCTCAGCGACGGTCAGGCCATCAGTATCGTTGCTCGGGAGAACTAA
- a CDS encoding DNA-binding transcriptional regulator, producing MSKRDIGAEILSGIREIQQYKKGKVQLKTRELSEPSPPQVIRSKLKMSQSAFAGLLGVSMRTLQDWEQGRREPQGPAVALLRIAEQHPEVFAQLH from the coding sequence ATGAGTAAGCGAGATATCGGTGCTGAGATCCTAAGTGGCATTAGAGAAATTCAGCAGTACAAGAAAGGGAAGGTTCAATTAAAAACCAGAGAGCTTTCGGAGCCCTCGCCACCGCAAGTGATCCGCTCAAAGCTCAAAATGTCGCAATCAGCATTTGCAGGGTTGCTGGGTGTCAGTATGCGTACGCTGCAAGATTGGGAGCAGGGCCGCCGCGAACCACAAGGTCCGGCTGTGGCTCTTCTTCGTATTGCGGAACAACACCCGGAAGTCTTCGCTCAACTTCACTAA
- a CDS encoding T6SS immunity protein Tdi1 domain-containing protein — protein sequence MSLTWNDLTVNFEHLDRTKLIEDWQWLVGSSLPILITSVGDAFLQSGDGEIYWLITGNAELEKVADSYEEFQGKLNDNELIHEWFLVPVVSQLKEQGVQLEQGKLYGFKQLPVLGGKYEPENFELTDIEVHFTISGQINFKIKELPDGTKINFEITE from the coding sequence GTGTCTTTAACTTGGAATGATCTTACCGTCAACTTTGAACATTTAGATCGCACTAAATTGATCGAAGATTGGCAATGGCTTGTGGGTTCATCCCTCCCAATTTTGATAACCTCAGTTGGAGATGCATTCCTTCAAAGCGGGGATGGTGAAATCTACTGGCTTATTACTGGCAACGCAGAACTCGAAAAAGTCGCCGACTCTTACGAAGAGTTTCAAGGCAAGCTAAATGACAATGAGCTTATTCATGAATGGTTTTTGGTTCCTGTTGTCTCTCAACTCAAAGAGCAAGGTGTTCAACTTGAGCAAGGGAAGCTATACGGTTTCAAGCAGTTACCTGTTTTGGGTGGTAAATACGAACCAGAAAACTTTGAACTAACAGATATAGAGGTTCATTTTACTATATCAGGCCAAATAAATTTTAAAATAAAAGAACTGCCCGATGGCACTAAAATCAATTTTGAAATCACAGAGTAA
- a CDS encoding transcriptional regulator, giving the protein MIFIETSVFTKLLPNYLSDENYRALQSYLMQKPDAGDIVKGSGGVRKVRWAPDGKGKSGGVRVIYYWKKPDHEIWMLTIYSKSERSTLPGHILKQIAEAIDHE; this is encoded by the coding sequence ATGATATTCATCGAAACCAGCGTATTTACGAAACTTCTTCCGAATTACCTTTCGGATGAAAATTATCGAGCATTGCAGAGCTATCTCATGCAAAAGCCTGATGCTGGCGATATCGTCAAGGGCTCTGGTGGTGTAAGGAAGGTTCGCTGGGCTCCCGACGGAAAGGGAAAAAGTGGTGGCGTTAGAGTTATCTACTATTGGAAGAAGCCTGATCATGAAATCTGGATGCTTACGATTTATAGCAAATCGGAGCGGTCTACGCTTCCTGGTCATATTTTGAAACAAATCGCAGAGGCAATCGATCATGAGTAA
- a CDS encoding DUF2695 domain-containing protein, whose protein sequence is MASKEEKRRRAALVQAIVAEDTKKAIEEMPISLVHLGQLFDHLDEQVENGCDHTPRITTAFLTSNNLSHDSILPWLQEQGGFCDCEILANVEEIWESEISKNT, encoded by the coding sequence GTGGCATCTAAGGAAGAAAAAAGACGACGCGCCGCATTAGTTCAAGCGATCGTGGCCGAGGACACGAAAAAGGCAATTGAAGAAATGCCGATATCGCTTGTTCACCTTGGCCAGCTCTTTGATCATTTAGATGAGCAGGTAGAGAATGGCTGTGATCATACGCCAAGAATCACAACAGCTTTTTTAACAAGCAACAATCTAAGCCATGACAGCATATTGCCTTGGCTACAAGAGCAAGGTGGATTTTGTGACTGTGAAATACTGGCAAACGTAGAAGAGATCTGGGAAAGTGAAATTAGCAAAAACACATAA
- a CDS encoding GFA family protein, translating into MQTKASCLCGSVKFEIELSNPEPEIAACHCSMCRKWLGGPMLAMDSGMLKNVSGESFISRYSSSEWAKRGFCKKCGTNLFYYLIPAEQYHFPVGLFDSEIQFKFSHQIFIDEKPDFYTFANETQNMTGAEVFAHFKNENNT; encoded by the coding sequence ATGCAAACTAAAGCGAGTTGTCTGTGCGGATCCGTTAAGTTCGAGATTGAGCTATCAAACCCAGAGCCAGAAATTGCTGCATGTCATTGTAGTATGTGCCGAAAGTGGCTTGGTGGGCCAATGTTGGCAATGGATAGTGGCATGCTAAAGAACGTGTCGGGTGAATCTTTTATTTCTCGATATTCATCTTCGGAGTGGGCAAAGAGGGGGTTCTGTAAGAAGTGTGGTACTAATCTGTTTTACTACTTAATACCCGCAGAACAATATCATTTTCCTGTAGGTTTATTCGATAGCGAAATACAATTTAAATTCAGTCATCAGATTTTTATTGACGAAAAGCCAGATTTCTATACTTTCGCTAATGAGACTCAAAATATGACTGGTGCCGAGGTGTTTGCCCACTTTAAAAATGAGAACAACACATAA
- a CDS encoding efflux RND transporter permease subunit, which yields MLDAAVRRGTLLAVVVLIICVLGIAAAFRIPVQMIPDLSVRTITVITSWAGATPQDIESEILIEQERYLRTLPNLQRMESLAETGRATVELEFPFGVDVNEALIQTSNALSQVPTYPENVDQPLLISSSFSDNAFMYFNILPKPGNPLGLDIDMIGDFVEDDVRPRMERVPGVSQIEVRGSSERQVKILLDPAKLAQRGLTLVDVRDAIRQRNQDVSGGDINDGKRRYLLRMVGRFRDLSSLEDMIIARRGGSDIYLRDIAQVSMDHFEVRDLSYVDGRRSITLAVRREAGSNVIQIKHDMLAAVEQMRRDLLEPNGLNVVLLGDDVRYVQDSVSNVISNLCLGALLATLVLYAFLRSAGATLIGLMGIPVCTIASFLGLMIFDRTINVISLAGIAFAIGMTLDNTIVVLESIEKARRRGLDRIEAAIAGVREVWPAVLASSMTTVLVFAPVLFVQEEAGQIYSDIAIAISTAIIASMLLALLVVPAACARLRRSSSVLGDTEAPSRILTGVSWLTEKPLRRRAAIVLTLLFTVGAAWWLLPPAEYLPEGEEPKAFSSMIAPPGYNLDEIQLIADEIQTKLLAAVEADPTLYDRGEADLPSLKYYLLRVSTSGLRVISEPTRNDDIHHMMNALTELFAQYPGMRGFSGRGSIISSSQGGTRAVSLDIAGADLAGLYRTAGHAFSRAGEIFDNPQLDSRPASLTLDQPLVEVSPRWNRMAETGFNSGDFGYAVAALSDGAYVDEFFVDDDKVDIFLYSAAGRTQKLDELALQPVLTPNGQVLPLNALADIRQTVDSDSLRRVNGRRTVTLLIIPPRDVALETAVARVRNVMLPAMQSAGEVSPGVSMTISGAADQLDATQTSLSRNFIVAVLLIYLLLVAIFTHWGYPLIILATVPLGIAGGIVGLVLINAGGSVLGGFHQPFDMITMLGFVILLGTVVNNPILIVDHTRHGLAQGRDSLTAVREAVATRLRPILMSTFTTLFGLAPLVFIPGAGTELYRGVGIVVLAGILISTFITLTFLPCMLVSLLQWRQRS from the coding sequence ATGCTCGACGCCGCTGTTCGCCGTGGCACACTGCTTGCCGTGGTTGTGCTGATTATCTGTGTGCTGGGGATTGCCGCCGCGTTTCGCATACCGGTGCAGATGATCCCCGACCTCAGCGTACGCACCATTACCGTAATCACCTCCTGGGCCGGTGCCACACCCCAGGATATCGAGAGTGAAATTCTCATTGAGCAGGAGCGCTACCTGCGCACGCTACCTAACCTGCAACGCATGGAGTCGCTGGCAGAAACCGGTCGCGCCACCGTCGAGCTGGAATTTCCCTTTGGGGTCGATGTTAACGAAGCTCTCATTCAGACATCTAACGCCTTAAGCCAGGTGCCAACTTACCCCGAAAACGTCGATCAACCCTTGCTGATCAGTAGCTCCTTCTCCGACAACGCTTTTATGTATTTCAATATCTTGCCCAAGCCCGGCAATCCACTGGGGCTGGATATCGATATGATCGGTGATTTTGTCGAGGACGATGTGCGACCTCGCATGGAGCGAGTACCCGGCGTGTCGCAGATTGAAGTGCGTGGCAGCAGCGAACGCCAGGTCAAAATTCTATTAGACCCCGCCAAACTGGCCCAGCGAGGGCTGACATTAGTTGATGTGCGGGATGCCATTCGTCAACGCAATCAAGACGTTTCTGGCGGCGATATCAACGACGGCAAACGGCGTTATTTGCTACGCATGGTGGGACGTTTTCGGGACCTCTCCAGTTTGGAAGATATGATTATTGCCCGCCGGGGCGGCAGTGATATCTATCTGCGAGATATTGCCCAGGTCAGCATGGATCACTTTGAAGTGAGAGACCTCTCTTATGTCGATGGCCGCCGCAGTATCACCCTGGCCGTACGCCGAGAGGCGGGCTCCAACGTCATTCAGATCAAACACGATATGCTGGCAGCAGTGGAGCAAATGCGCCGAGATCTGCTAGAACCTAACGGCTTAAACGTGGTGCTTTTGGGCGACGACGTGCGCTACGTGCAAGACTCGGTGAGCAATGTTATTAGCAACCTCTGCCTGGGGGCACTGTTGGCCACCTTGGTGCTGTATGCCTTTTTGCGCTCCGCCGGTGCCACCCTGATCGGGCTGATGGGGATTCCGGTGTGCACCATTGCCTCCTTTCTCGGCTTGATGATTTTTGATCGCACCATCAATGTCATCTCGCTGGCCGGTATCGCCTTTGCCATTGGCATGACTCTGGATAACACCATTGTGGTACTGGAGAGCATCGAAAAAGCCCGCCGCCGAGGGCTGGATCGCATCGAAGCCGCCATTGCGGGCGTCCGCGAAGTGTGGCCCGCGGTGCTGGCATCGAGTATGACCACGGTACTGGTGTTTGCGCCGGTGCTGTTTGTGCAGGAAGAGGCCGGGCAAATCTATTCCGATATTGCCATCGCCATCTCCACCGCGATTATCGCCTCCATGCTGCTAGCTTTGCTGGTGGTGCCCGCGGCTTGCGCCCGGCTGCGTCGCAGTAGTTCAGTGCTCGGTGACACTGAGGCGCCCTCCCGAATATTGACGGGAGTCAGCTGGCTTACCGAAAAACCCTTGCGGCGTCGGGCGGCCATTGTCCTGACGCTACTCTTCACGGTAGGCGCTGCGTGGTGGCTATTGCCCCCTGCGGAATACCTGCCCGAGGGCGAAGAGCCCAAGGCATTCTCGTCAATGATTGCACCGCCGGGCTACAATCTTGACGAAATCCAGCTGATTGCCGATGAGATACAGACAAAACTACTGGCCGCCGTGGAGGCAGACCCGACGCTTTACGATCGCGGCGAAGCCGATCTGCCGTCGCTAAAATACTATTTGCTGCGAGTCTCTACCTCAGGACTGCGGGTGATCAGCGAGCCCACCCGCAATGACGACATTCACCACATGATGAACGCCCTTACCGAGTTGTTCGCCCAATATCCCGGCATGCGAGGCTTTTCTGGACGGGGCTCGATTATCTCCAGTAGTCAGGGCGGCACCCGGGCGGTGAGCTTGGATATTGCCGGTGCCGATCTGGCGGGCTTATATCGCACAGCCGGGCATGCCTTCAGCCGGGCTGGTGAAATCTTTGATAATCCCCAACTGGACTCCCGGCCCGCCTCACTGACTCTGGACCAACCACTGGTGGAAGTGAGTCCCCGCTGGAATCGGATGGCAGAAACTGGGTTTAACAGCGGCGACTTTGGTTATGCCGTGGCGGCCCTCAGCGATGGCGCCTATGTCGACGAGTTTTTTGTGGATGACGACAAGGTGGATATCTTTCTCTATAGCGCCGCCGGACGCACACAAAAACTGGATGAGCTCGCCCTGCAACCGGTCCTGACGCCCAATGGACAAGTGCTGCCCCTCAACGCCCTGGCCGATATTCGTCAGACCGTCGACAGTGACAGCCTGCGCCGAGTTAACGGCCGCCGCACAGTGACCCTGTTAATCATTCCACCTAGAGATGTCGCCCTTGAGACCGCAGTGGCTCGGGTGCGCAATGTTATGCTGCCCGCCATGCAAAGCGCCGGGGAGGTCAGCCCTGGTGTCAGCATGACCATCTCTGGCGCAGCAGACCAACTGGATGCCACCCAAACCTCGCTAAGCCGTAATTTTATCGTGGCGGTATTATTAATTTACCTGCTGCTGGTGGCCATTTTTACCCACTGGGGCTACCCACTTATTATTCTCGCCACCGTGCCGCTGGGCATTGCTGGCGGCATTGTCGGGCTGGTGCTGATCAATGCAGGGGGCAGCGTATTGGGCGGTTTCCATCAACCCTTCGACATGATCACCATGCTGGGGTTTGTGATTCTGCTGGGAACTGTGGTCAACAACCCCATTCTGATCGTCGACCACACTCGCCACGGCCTGGCGCAGGGGCGCGACAGTCTCACCGCAGTACGAGAAGCGGTAGCCACCCGCCTGCGACCAATATTGATGTCTACCTTCACCACCCTATTTGGTCTGGCGCCGCTGGTGTTTATCCCCGGCGCCGGTACCGAACTCTATCGTGGCGTGGGTATTGTGGTGCTGGCTGGCATATTGATTTCCACCTTTATTACCCTCACTTTTTTGCCCTGCATGCTAGTCAGCCTGCTCCAATGGCGGCAGCGTTCGTAA
- a CDS encoding group II intron maturase-specific domain-containing protein: MLHSISQYLQNRLKLVVNTDKSRVVKTSESKFLGFTFKAGRIQWHAKTLLKFKQRIRLLTNRNWGESMKYQLFKTSQFIRGWINYFGIANCYQLCVDLDHWIRRRVRMAYWRQWRKPRTKVRNLMSRGVHVQAAVACGITSKGPWRSSKTPGINQALSNVYLKSQGLYELRDGWIKLHHS, encoded by the coding sequence GTGCTGCACAGTATCAGCCAGTACCTGCAAAACCGCTTGAAGCTGGTCGTAAATACCGATAAAAGTCGCGTCGTTAAAACCAGTGAGAGTAAGTTCTTGGGGTTTACCTTCAAGGCTGGCCGTATTCAATGGCACGCGAAAACACTGCTGAAATTCAAGCAGCGGATTCGCCTGTTAACGAATCGTAACTGGGGAGAGTCGATGAAATATCAGCTCTTTAAAACCAGCCAATTTATACGAGGCTGGATTAACTATTTTGGTATCGCCAACTGTTATCAACTGTGCGTCGATCTAGATCATTGGATTCGGCGCAGAGTACGGATGGCTTACTGGCGGCAGTGGCGAAAGCCACGAACCAAAGTAAGAAACCTGATGAGTCGAGGCGTCCACGTACAGGCTGCTGTTGCGTGTGGTATTACCAGCAAAGGCCCATGGCGCAGCTCTAAAACACCGGGGATTAATCAGGCTTTATCCAATGTCTATTTAAAATCTCAGGGACTTTACGAATTGCGTGATGGTTGGATTAAGCTTCACCATTCTTAG
- a CDS encoding TonB-dependent receptor yields the protein MLRLCSYRLAIGGLLLTPLLTLAQSPEGKPVEEVRVTGDLLQRTTLETVSSITVIPEAQIEARSIRDLYDLLLRTPNVSAAKEDKFSVRGISNEGIGPGGAGRPTVSVFIDGARQPGRGVGNTWDIEQVEFYRGPQSTAFGPGSLAGAIVLKTKSPSFEEYDAKLKLGVANDNGREAGVALGGPIGGGFAFRYAAETNQTDGEVTNTTLNDDEWQARDRYLQRFKLAWAGSDWYSAELSYQQTKLREGNEYLPPESAESNISTDNIDGYYDDDSELIILKQTAFINEQLQLQFIASQSESENERKGDYDVSPEDRGFFINTTKLEHKALELRLSFNNDWISSVVGVYSSDDDLNGDSVNKDVPYSVSGINLLADALLIADRSAETKALYAETDIDLSSRLTLTVGGRYEENDADNRSAFIVTGAKEANTGADLTPLVKPALDSDISAPSGDKVFLPKTALSYDFNDQLNGFISYTQGYRAGSVDFVSNGNSPTYDPEYTDNYDIGLKLRQGSWFLQAALFRIDYEDMQVGVRVDTNNFRTDNAGEARAQGVELEFNGELGYGFSVFGGLGYTDTEFKNYSDDDVSYNGLRFPNAPLITGNLTLSYQHSSGVFADINWSRTDHSYTDRENSQNLMADARDIYGARLGWQNEQLRIELYGKNLTDEFYITDRFVSPSLGINAAFAGDPREYGLRVTYQY from the coding sequence ATGCTACGTTTATGCTCTTACCGACTGGCCATCGGCGGCCTTCTTTTAACGCCTCTGCTTACCTTGGCCCAAAGCCCTGAAGGGAAACCCGTAGAAGAAGTCCGGGTGACCGGCGACCTGCTTCAACGCACCACCCTAGAGACCGTCTCTAGCATCACGGTGATTCCCGAGGCTCAAATAGAAGCCCGCAGCATTCGCGATCTGTATGACTTGCTGCTACGCACTCCCAATGTCAGCGCCGCCAAAGAAGACAAGTTCTCTGTCCGGGGCATATCCAACGAAGGCATCGGCCCCGGCGGGGCAGGCCGCCCAACCGTGAGCGTATTTATAGACGGTGCCCGGCAACCCGGTCGCGGTGTCGGCAACACCTGGGATATTGAACAGGTCGAATTTTATCGCGGCCCCCAGTCCACGGCTTTTGGTCCCGGTTCACTGGCGGGTGCCATTGTTTTAAAAACCAAATCACCCTCTTTTGAAGAATACGACGCCAAACTCAAGCTGGGGGTTGCTAACGACAACGGCCGGGAAGCCGGTGTGGCTCTGGGCGGCCCCATAGGCGGTGGCTTTGCTTTTCGTTACGCGGCCGAGACCAACCAAACCGACGGCGAAGTGACCAATACCACTTTAAACGACGATGAATGGCAGGCCCGAGATCGCTACCTGCAACGCTTTAAATTGGCCTGGGCAGGCAGCGACTGGTATTCAGCCGAGCTGAGCTACCAGCAAACCAAGCTTAGAGAAGGCAACGAATACCTGCCCCCCGAAAGCGCTGAATCGAATATTTCCACCGACAATATTGACGGCTATTACGACGACGACAGCGAACTGATTATTCTCAAGCAGACCGCCTTTATTAACGAGCAGTTACAGCTTCAGTTCATTGCCAGCCAAAGTGAATCGGAAAATGAACGCAAAGGTGACTACGACGTTTCCCCAGAAGACCGCGGCTTTTTTATCAATACCACCAAGCTGGAACACAAAGCCTTGGAACTGCGCTTATCATTCAACAATGACTGGATTAGCAGCGTAGTGGGTGTTTACTCCAGCGACGACGACCTCAATGGTGACTCGGTCAACAAAGACGTGCCCTACTCAGTTAGCGGCATTAACCTGCTTGCCGATGCCCTGCTGATTGCCGACCGCAGCGCAGAAACCAAAGCCCTCTATGCCGAAACCGATATCGACCTCAGTTCTCGCTTAACCTTAACCGTGGGTGGGCGCTATGAAGAAAATGACGCCGACAACCGCAGCGCTTTTATTGTCACGGGTGCCAAAGAAGCCAATACCGGCGCAGACTTAACGCCCTTGGTTAAACCCGCGCTGGACAGTGATATCAGCGCGCCCAGTGGTGACAAGGTGTTTTTACCCAAAACCGCGTTAAGTTATGACTTTAACGATCAGCTCAATGGCTTTATCAGCTACACCCAAGGCTACCGCGCCGGGTCGGTGGACTTTGTCAGCAACGGCAACTCCCCCACCTACGACCCGGAATACACCGATAACTACGACATTGGTCTAAAGCTGCGCCAAGGTAGCTGGTTCCTGCAAGCAGCCCTGTTCCGTATTGATTACGAAGACATGCAAGTGGGCGTGCGGGTGGATACCAACAACTTCCGCACCGATAACGCTGGCGAAGCCAGAGCCCAAGGGGTGGAGCTGGAGTTTAATGGCGAGCTGGGCTATGGTTTTAGCGTTTTTGGCGGCCTGGGCTATACCGATACCGAGTTTAAAAACTACTCTGACGACGATGTGAGCTATAACGGTTTGCGCTTCCCCAATGCCCCACTGATTACCGGCAACCTCACCCTGAGCTATCAACACAGCTCTGGGGTCTTTGCCGACATCAATTGGTCCCGCACCGATCACAGCTACACCGACCGGGAAAACAGTCAAAACCTGATGGCAGACGCCAGAGATATTTACGGTGCCCGCCTGGGCTGGCAAAACGAACAGCTGCGTATTGAGCTTTATGGTAAGAACCTGACTGACGAGTTCTATATCACCGACAGATTTGTCAGCCCGTCGCTGGGAATAAACGCGGCCTTTGCAGGCGACCCCCGGGAGTATGGACTGCGGGTGACGTACCAGTACTAG